One window from the genome of Candidatus Hydrogenedens sp. encodes:
- a CDS encoding sigma-70 family RNA polymerase sigma factor — protein sequence MRSLEDWELVALAKQGNNEAFDNLIQRYKNQIYTLCFYLTRDTHNAEDLVQETFIRIYKNINRIDPKAQFKTFIFTIARNLALNQLRNDQRKKNFLVRLFERWNYNHKEKNNSPSSLTYSESKELIDIVQECMLELSPEYKEILLLRETQGLDYESIAEVLGCRIGTVRSRLARARAELRKKIKEKGVLIK from the coding sequence ATGCGTTCCTTAGAGGATTGGGAATTGGTTGCGTTAGCAAAACAAGGAAATAATGAAGCATTTGATAATTTGATTCAGAGGTATAAAAATCAAATTTATACCCTTTGTTTCTATCTCACCCGAGATACTCACAATGCCGAAGATTTAGTGCAGGAAACATTTATTCGTATTTATAAAAACATAAATAGAATTGACCCCAAAGCACAATTTAAAACTTTTATTTTTACAATTGCCCGAAATCTTGCATTAAATCAATTAAGAAATGACCAGAGGAAAAAGAATTTCTTAGTACGGCTTTTTGAACGTTGGAACTATAACCATAAAGAAAAAAATAATTCTCCTTCATCACTAACATATAGTGAAAGTAAAGAATTGATAGACATAGTTCAGGAATGTATGTTGGAGTTATCACCAGAATATAAAGAAATATTATTACTTCGTGAAACACAGGGATTAGATTATGAAAGTATTGCAGAAGTGCTTGGTTGTAGGATAGGCACTGTACGAAGTCGTTTGGCTCGTGCAAGAGCAGAATTAAGAAAAAAAATAAAAGAAAAAGGTGTATTGATAAAATGA
- the cysS gene encoding cysteine--tRNA ligase produces MMAVCFYNTLTRTVEPFEPIEPQKVKLYTCGPTVYNYAHIGNFRAYIFEDLLKRYLTFRGYDVFHVMNITDVEDKLIRTCRETGKSLKEITDFYIEAFFKDLETLQIEKADVYPRATDHIPEMVEIIKKLRENGHTYEHNGSIYFRLSTFPEYGKLSHMNIDDLKVGASGRVDTDEYEMEDARDFALWKAWDEDDGDVYWETELGKGRPGWHIECSAMSMKYLGESFDIHCGGIDNMFPHHENEIAQSECATGKPFVKYWLHCAHLVVDGKKMSKSLGNFFTLRDLLERGLDPIAIRWVLLATHYRQPNNFTFETVESAENSLRRIRDFRLRLNEIQGEGDDLSEECSQCEKMFIESLDDDLNISSAIASIFDFIRDVNKKIDLKEVGEQGVKNAISLLNRLNQVVGILNPEFEEETPQEIMEKVLQRQQARREKNFALADTIRNQLLEQGWVVEDTPHGPRVKRK; encoded by the coding sequence TTGATGGCAGTATGTTTTTATAATACGTTAACAAGAACAGTCGAGCCTTTTGAACCTATAGAACCTCAAAAAGTGAAACTGTATACTTGTGGGCCCACAGTTTATAACTACGCACACATTGGCAATTTCCGTGCATACATATTTGAGGATTTACTGAAAAGATACCTCACGTTTCGGGGATACGATGTTTTCCATGTTATGAATATTACTGACGTCGAGGATAAACTTATTCGAACCTGTCGTGAAACGGGAAAATCCTTAAAAGAAATTACTGATTTTTATATTGAAGCCTTCTTTAAGGATTTAGAGACACTTCAGATTGAGAAAGCAGATGTTTATCCGAGAGCAACAGACCATATCCCAGAGATGGTTGAGATTATTAAAAAATTGAGAGAGAACGGACATACCTACGAGCATAATGGAAGTATCTATTTCCGTTTAAGTACATTTCCAGAATATGGCAAGTTAAGCCACATGAACATCGATGACTTAAAAGTAGGAGCAAGTGGTAGGGTTGATACTGATGAATATGAAATGGAAGACGCCCGTGATTTTGCCCTTTGGAAAGCCTGGGATGAAGATGATGGAGATGTCTATTGGGAAACGGAGTTAGGTAAAGGCAGGCCTGGATGGCATATCGAATGTTCTGCAATGAGCATGAAATATTTAGGAGAGAGTTTTGATATTCACTGTGGTGGTATAGATAATATGTTTCCACATCATGAAAATGAAATAGCCCAGTCTGAGTGTGCCACAGGTAAACCGTTCGTTAAATATTGGTTACACTGTGCCCATCTGGTTGTAGATGGTAAAAAAATGTCAAAATCGTTAGGCAACTTTTTTACATTAAGAGACCTGTTAGAACGAGGCTTAGACCCCATAGCCATACGTTGGGTATTACTTGCCACACATTATAGACAGCCTAATAACTTTACCTTCGAAACTGTGGAGTCTGCTGAAAATAGTCTCCGTCGCATTCGTGATTTTCGACTACGTCTAAATGAAATTCAGGGTGAAGGAGATGATTTATCTGAAGAATGTTCACAATGTGAAAAAATGTTTATAGAATCTCTTGATGATGATTTAAATATTTCGTCTGCCATTGCTTCTATTTTCGATTTTATCCGTGATGTTAATAAAAAAATAGATTTGAAGGAAGTCGGGGAACAAGGGGTTAAGAATGCAATTAGCCTATTAAATAGGCTAAATCAAGTGGTCGGTATTTTGAATCCAGAATTCGAAGAGGAAACTCCCCAGGAAATAATGGAAAAAGTATTACAACGTCAGCAGGCTCGTCGTGAAAAAAACTTTGCTCTGGCTGATACAATACGCAACCAACTATTAGAGCAGGGATGGGTTGTTGAAGATACACCCCATGGACCTCGCGTAAAACGAAAATAA
- a CDS encoding secondary thiamine-phosphate synthase enzyme YjbQ, whose translation MKKIQIKTARRTQFINLDSYVARAVQESNVQNGIVIVYVPHTTAGITINENADPDVLFDIEHVLDKVVPWHGDYHHSEGNTSAHVKASLMGSSVQVIINEGKLVLGTWQSIFLCEFDGPRTREIFIKVISTNPS comes from the coding sequence ATGAAAAAAATTCAGATAAAGACAGCCCGTAGAACCCAATTTATCAATTTGGATTCGTATGTAGCCAGAGCGGTTCAAGAATCGAATGTTCAAAATGGTATTGTTATTGTTTATGTTCCACACACTACCGCTGGAATTACTATTAATGAAAATGCTGACCCTGATGTGCTTTTTGATATCGAGCATGTACTTGATAAGGTTGTTCCATGGCATGGTGATTACCATCATTCAGAGGGAAATACATCTGCCCATGTAAAAGCGTCTTTAATGGGTTCTTCCGTGCAAGTTATTATCAACGAAGGTAAACTTGTTTTAGGAACATGGCAATCTATATTCCTCTGTGAATTTGATGGACCACGAACACGAGAAATTTTTATCAAAGTTATTTCTACTAACCCGTCATAG
- a CDS encoding ABC transporter ATP-binding protein translates to MIKTEGLTKKFGEKIAVNKLDLEISKGTFFCFLGPNGAGKTTTIKMLTGLMKPTEGRALIAGIDIQQDPVKAKKYIGFVPDHPFLYDKLTGREFLRFIAGLYQISEKEFMVRTEELISLFGLTTVIDQLIEDYSHGMRQKLSFTACFLHNPEIVIVDEPWVGLDPKNIRFVKDYLKEKTQKEGLTVFMSTHTLSIAEEIADIIGIIHQGRLCAFGSVDKIKSLSNTPGNLEDVFLELTKETDEV, encoded by the coding sequence ATGATAAAAACAGAAGGTTTGACGAAAAAATTTGGTGAAAAAATTGCAGTCAATAAATTGGATTTAGAGATATCAAAAGGGACTTTTTTCTGTTTTTTAGGGCCTAATGGTGCAGGAAAAACGACCACAATAAAAATGTTAACAGGGTTAATGAAACCTACAGAAGGACGAGCTCTCATTGCAGGGATTGACATACAACAAGACCCTGTAAAAGCGAAAAAGTATATTGGTTTTGTACCTGACCACCCTTTCCTTTACGATAAACTTACAGGTAGAGAGTTTCTTAGATTTATTGCAGGGTTATATCAAATTTCCGAGAAAGAATTTATGGTTCGGACGGAAGAATTAATATCTCTGTTCGGGCTTACCACAGTTATAGACCAGTTAATTGAAGACTATAGCCATGGGATGCGACAAAAACTCTCATTTACTGCTTGTTTTTTACACAACCCAGAGATAGTTATTGTTGATGAGCCGTGGGTAGGACTTGACCCAAAGAATATTCGTTTCGTCAAGGATTACTTAAAAGAGAAAACTCAAAAAGAAGGACTAACCGTCTTTATGTCGACCCATACGTTAAGTATTGCAGAGGAGATAGCGGATATTATAGGCATCATTCATCAAGGGCGTCTCTGTGCATTCGGCTCTGTAGATAAAATAAAATCCCTCTCAAATACACCAGGAAACTTAGAGGATGTATTTTTAGAGTTAACAAAGGAAACAGACGAAGTATAA
- the dprA gene encoding DNA-processing protein DprA encodes MQNDQIKQWLNLYLIPGIGSATFLKLIARFGAPSEVLSASEKALAEVVGKTISHRIAQYREVVDLDNELRLIDKHNVTIITLDDPEYPLSLAEIYEPPLVLYCKGKLLEKDLRSIAIVGTRKISPYGTKVTEIFARGLSQAGFTIVSGFALGVDGIAHKTAIANGGRTVAFLGCGIDIIYPAQHQELWQQIQSQGAIISTFPMGTKPTGNNFPVRNRFISGFSLGTLVTEAPLNSGAMITAQYAVDQGKTVFAVPGPIGYANSQGSHSLIRQGAKLVEHISDILEEIPQLWKPETLSEPLQMPLASAIDIDKPDTTKSNDEIQQKETKQVIKNKNEQPAGRSYPSPMNEKEKAIIDILNPQGSYVDEVALACHIPVSEALSMLTIMEMKGLVKQFPGKKFAKA; translated from the coding sequence ATGCAGAATGACCAAATAAAGCAATGGCTAAATCTTTATCTAATACCAGGAATTGGCTCGGCAACCTTTTTAAAGTTAATTGCTCGATTTGGGGCACCTTCTGAGGTACTATCTGCATCTGAGAAGGCTCTTGCTGAAGTTGTCGGGAAAACAATATCTCATCGAATTGCTCAATATCGTGAAGTTGTAGATTTAGATAATGAGTTACGTCTTATAGACAAACACAATGTAACAATAATTACATTAGACGACCCAGAATATCCTTTATCACTTGCTGAAATTTATGAACCGCCATTAGTGTTATATTGCAAAGGAAAATTATTAGAAAAGGATTTACGTTCTATTGCGATTGTAGGGACTCGAAAGATTTCACCTTATGGCACAAAGGTCACTGAAATTTTTGCAAGAGGTTTATCTCAGGCTGGTTTTACCATTGTAAGTGGATTTGCTTTAGGTGTAGATGGCATTGCCCATAAAACTGCTATAGCAAATGGTGGACGAACTGTAGCGTTTTTAGGATGTGGAATTGATATTATTTATCCTGCTCAACATCAAGAACTGTGGCAACAAATCCAAAGTCAAGGGGCTATTATTTCCACATTCCCTATGGGGACAAAACCGACGGGAAATAATTTTCCTGTCCGTAATCGATTTATAAGTGGTTTTTCATTAGGGACATTAGTTACCGAGGCACCTTTAAATAGCGGTGCCATGATTACAGCACAGTATGCAGTAGACCAAGGAAAGACGGTTTTTGCTGTTCCTGGTCCTATAGGATACGCAAACAGTCAAGGTTCACATAGTCTTATTCGACAGGGGGCAAAACTTGTGGAACATATTTCAGATATTCTTGAAGAAATTCCACAACTATGGAAACCTGAAACATTATCAGAGCCACTTCAGATGCCTCTTGCATCCGCAATTGATATAGATAAACCAGATACAACAAAGTCAAACGATGAGATTCAGCAAAAGGAGACGAAACAAGTCATAAAAAATAAAAACGAACAGCCTGCAGGAAGGTCGTACCCCTCACCAATGAATGAAAAAGAAAAAGCAATCATAGACATTCTTAACCCACAAGGTTCTTATGTAGATGAAGTTGCATTGGCTTGTCACATTCCTGTGTCTGAAGCGTTATCTATGTTGACGATTATGGAAATGAAAGGATTGGTAAAACAATTTCCTGGAAAAAAATTTGCAAAAGCATAG
- a CDS encoding DUF1080 domain-containing protein, whose product MINTKSICSAKIIQHILTPFIIVTLIPFFSCSTKGTDIIQKRLPIGKCTPIPQGDGWINLFSKENQTKWQNVTNKDKKYGFEFSSDDILHIFGSKGGGYIAYLDNEVTDFEFHIEFKLTPQANSGVFFRSDLKDPVQKGFEIQVFEDYGQPPNKNSCGSLYDVATPMFNMNFQPGEWNSYDITCRGSNLIVSMNGWKVLDVDISLMTMPIGKFDTPLAQLPQKGYLLLQDHGGEVWYRNAYIKNINSN is encoded by the coding sequence ATGATAAATACAAAATCGATTTGTTCAGCGAAAATTATACAACATATCTTAACTCCTTTTATCATTGTGACACTGATACCATTTTTTTCATGTTCAACAAAGGGTACCGATATAATCCAGAAGCGATTACCCATAGGTAAATGTACACCTATTCCTCAAGGAGATGGGTGGATAAACCTATTTTCTAAAGAAAATCAGACTAAATGGCAAAATGTAACAAATAAAGATAAAAAATATGGATTTGAATTTTCATCTGATGACATTCTCCATATCTTTGGCTCAAAAGGTGGAGGTTATATCGCCTATCTTGATAATGAAGTAACAGATTTCGAATTCCATATTGAGTTTAAATTAACACCACAAGCCAATAGTGGTGTGTTTTTCCGTTCTGACTTAAAAGATCCCGTTCAAAAAGGGTTTGAGATTCAGGTATTCGAAGATTATGGTCAGCCACCAAACAAGAATTCATGTGGTTCATTATATGACGTTGCAACCCCAATGTTTAATATGAATTTTCAGCCTGGTGAATGGAATTCCTATGATATAACATGTCGGGGTAGTAATCTTATTGTTTCTATGAACGGATGGAAAGTCTTAGATGTGGACATTTCATTAATGACCATGCCTATCGGAAAATTCGATACACCACTTGCTCAGCTTCCACAAAAAGGTTATTTATTATTGCAAGACCATGGTGGAGAGGTGTGGTATCGAAACGCCTATATTAAGAACATCAATAGCAATTAA
- a CDS encoding sugar phosphate nucleotidyltransferase, whose translation MKGVVLAGGLGTRLLPLTRVTNKHLLPVYDKPMIFYPIQTLVDAGIKDIMIVTGGNNAGDFLRLLGNGEDFGLNQLHYTYQKIEGGIAHALALAEPFVGKDKMVVILGDNFIQGSIKKAVNDFEKQPAGAKIFLKEVSNPQEFGVAVIEHGKVKEVIEKPKEPPTNYAVVGIYMYDSDVFDICRTLKPSARGELEITDVNNEYILRGTMTYEFLEGWWADCGSFEALLRSNILVAREKGINI comes from the coding sequence ATGAAAGGAGTTGTATTAGCAGGCGGTTTAGGAACACGACTATTACCTTTAACGCGTGTTACAAATAAACATTTGCTCCCAGTTTACGATAAGCCTATGATTTTTTATCCTATTCAAACTTTGGTAGATGCGGGAATTAAGGATATTATGATTGTCACAGGAGGAAACAATGCAGGAGATTTCCTACGTCTTTTAGGTAACGGAGAAGACTTCGGGCTAAATCAACTTCATTACACCTACCAAAAGATAGAAGGGGGTATTGCCCATGCACTTGCATTAGCGGAGCCTTTTGTTGGAAAAGATAAAATGGTCGTCATATTAGGTGATAATTTTATACAAGGAAGTATTAAAAAAGCAGTAAATGATTTTGAAAAACAACCTGCAGGGGCAAAAATCTTTTTAAAGGAAGTATCTAATCCCCAAGAATTTGGGGTTGCTGTAATAGAACATGGAAAGGTCAAGGAGGTTATTGAAAAGCCTAAAGAACCACCTACAAATTACGCAGTTGTCGGAATTTATATGTATGACTCTGATGTATTTGATATTTGTCGTACCCTAAAACCAAGTGCAAGGGGCGAATTAGAGATTACAGATGTCAACAATGAATATATCCTTCGGGGCACTATGACATATGAATTTTTGGAAGGTTGGTGGGCGGATTGCGGAAGTTTCGAAGCCTTACTTCGTTCAAATATATTAGTTGCAAGAGAAAAAGGTATTAATATATAA
- a CDS encoding C2H2-type zinc finger protein, which produces MTVYICKYCGKKATSVQSLASSFCTRHPNGPGKGRHAVYEGDEKTEYVCKFCGRKFSSIQSMSANFCLRHPNGSGKGRHEPML; this is translated from the coding sequence ATGACAGTATACATCTGTAAATATTGTGGGAAAAAAGCCACAAGTGTTCAATCATTAGCGTCCTCTTTTTGTACAAGACATCCTAACGGTCCAGGCAAAGGCAGACATGCTGTTTATGAGGGAGATGAAAAAACAGAATATGTTTGTAAGTTTTGTGGTCGTAAATTTTCATCCATCCAATCGATGTCAGCTAATTTCTGTCTGCGACATCCAAATGGCTCTGGCAAGGGAAGACATGAGCCTATGTTATAA